In Kineococcus sp. NBC_00420, a single genomic region encodes these proteins:
- a CDS encoding ribose-5-phosphate isomerase produces MTDLQWRVVLAADEAGVSYKNAIKADLLKDPRVKEVLDVGVDSDTDKTAYPHVAVAGARKIAAGEADRGIFVCGTGMGVAISANKVPGIRASVAHDSFSVERLVLSNNAQVLTLGERVIGKELARRLAKEFLGYVFDETSASAEKVDAISGYETTANTDADVAASSC; encoded by the coding sequence ATGACTGATCTGCAGTGGCGTGTGGTGCTGGCCGCCGACGAGGCCGGTGTCTCCTACAAGAACGCGATCAAGGCCGACCTGCTGAAGGACCCCCGGGTCAAGGAGGTCCTCGACGTCGGCGTCGACAGCGACACGGACAAGACGGCCTACCCCCACGTCGCCGTCGCCGGGGCGCGCAAGATCGCCGCGGGTGAGGCGGATCGCGGGATCTTCGTCTGCGGGACGGGCATGGGCGTGGCGATCTCGGCGAACAAGGTCCCGGGGATCCGGGCCTCCGTCGCGCACGACTCCTTCTCCGTGGAGCGTCTGGTGCTCTCCAACAACGCCCAGGTCCTGACCCTGGGTGAGCGGGTCATCGGCAAGGAGCTCGCCCGCCGTCTGGCGAAGGAGTTCCTGGGCTACGTCTTCGACGAGACCTCCGCCTCGGCGGAGAAGGTCGACGCCATCAGCGGCTACGAGACCACCGCGAACACCGACGCCGACGTGGCCGCCTCCTCCTGCTGA
- a CDS encoding sugar phosphate isomerase/epimerase family protein gives MAVGVSTYAYSHRWNPTAPQPISLVEMLHEIADLGGQVFQVCDHPDLEALTPELAATLRTAAAERGLILETGTRGTGVEHLRTHLAHALALGVRTVRTMVYSEHGGVSDRPTAGESVDRLREVVPEYAAAGVTLGLETYEQIPTTDLLAIVDEVDSPHLGIVLDPANCVANLEHPRDVVRRLAPRVVNIHVKDFTFTRRDGWAGFTLASCPLGEGQLDFRDLLAVVQPDPATVHQVLEHWLVPQGDAATTRAVEADWTVRSLATLASYQTGN, from the coding sequence GTGGCCGTCGGAGTGTCCACCTACGCGTACAGCCACCGCTGGAACCCGACTGCACCGCAGCCGATCTCCCTCGTCGAGATGCTGCACGAGATCGCCGACCTCGGCGGGCAGGTGTTCCAGGTCTGCGACCACCCCGACCTCGAGGCCCTCACCCCCGAGCTCGCGGCCACGCTGCGCACGGCCGCCGCGGAACGCGGCCTGATCCTCGAGACGGGCACCCGCGGCACCGGGGTCGAGCACCTGCGCACGCACCTCGCGCACGCCCTCGCCCTGGGGGTGCGGACGGTCCGCACGATGGTCTACTCCGAGCACGGCGGAGTGAGCGACCGACCCACCGCCGGCGAGAGCGTGGACCGCCTGCGCGAGGTCGTCCCGGAGTACGCGGCCGCCGGCGTCACGCTGGGCCTGGAGACCTACGAGCAGATCCCGACCACCGACCTGCTCGCGATCGTCGACGAGGTCGACTCCCCGCACCTGGGCATCGTGCTCGACCCGGCCAACTGCGTCGCCAACCTCGAGCACCCCCGCGACGTCGTGCGCCGACTCGCCCCCCGCGTGGTCAACATCCACGTGAAGGACTTCACGTTCACGCGTCGTGACGGGTGGGCGGGCTTCACCCTGGCCAGCTGCCCCCTCGGCGAGGGACAGCTCGACTTCCGCGACCTGCTCGCCGTCGTCCAGCCCGACCCGGCCACGGTCCACCAGGTCCTCGAGCACTGGCTGGTGCCCCAGGGTGACGCCGCGACGACGCGTGCGGTCGAGGCCGACTGGACCGTCCGATCGCTGGCGACCCTGGCGAGCTACCAGACGGGCAACTGA
- a CDS encoding MFS transporter — MDTSTSPTAGSTALRKAAVRLIPFVAVMFFINYLDRTAIGFAEPNGMGDDLGLTAAQFGFASGIFFLGYIFLEVPSNLALHRFGARKWLARIMITWGIVATLFTWVQNTEQLYALRFLLGVTEAGFFPGAILFLTLWFPREYRRKALAGFYLAQPLTTVIGAPLAGLLMQQGHGVLGLEGWRFMFLCVGIPAIVMGIACWFYLTDKPEDAKWLSATERTWLRRELDAEQTESENRGHVPARRILREGRVWALALAYFGLIYGLYSLAFFLPTIISGFQERFGTTFSVFEKGLVNAVPYVPAAIALFLWSRHIAKHGFKSWHIALPTLVAGLSVPVALYMNSPYLTILVIAVTACGIFMALPNFWSLPPQFLTGAAAAAGIAFINTLGNVGGFSAPYVTGWLKDLTGDEKIPLMITGGFLVLSAVILLVMSRRSRAALEEPSPQTTTA; from the coding sequence ATGGACACCAGCACCTCCCCCACCGCCGGTAGCACCGCGCTGCGCAAGGCCGCGGTCCGGCTCATCCCCTTCGTCGCGGTGATGTTCTTCATCAACTACCTCGACCGGACGGCCATCGGTTTCGCCGAGCCCAACGGCATGGGCGACGACCTCGGCCTCACCGCGGCCCAGTTCGGGTTCGCGTCGGGGATCTTCTTCCTCGGGTACATCTTCCTCGAGGTCCCCAGCAACCTGGCCCTGCACCGCTTCGGCGCCCGCAAGTGGCTGGCCCGCATCATGATCACCTGGGGCATCGTCGCGACGCTGTTCACCTGGGTGCAGAACACCGAACAGCTCTACGCCCTGCGGTTCCTCCTCGGCGTCACCGAGGCAGGGTTCTTCCCCGGCGCCATCCTGTTCCTCACCCTGTGGTTCCCGCGCGAGTACCGCCGCAAGGCGCTCGCCGGTTTCTACCTGGCGCAGCCGCTGACCACGGTCATCGGCGCCCCGCTCGCGGGTCTGCTCATGCAGCAGGGTCACGGCGTCCTCGGCCTCGAGGGCTGGCGCTTCATGTTCCTCTGCGTCGGCATCCCGGCGATCGTCATGGGGATCGCGTGCTGGTTCTACCTCACCGACAAGCCCGAGGACGCGAAGTGGCTGAGCGCCACCGAGCGCACCTGGCTGCGCCGTGAACTCGACGCCGAGCAGACCGAGAGCGAGAACCGCGGGCACGTCCCCGCGCGCCGCATCCTCAGGGAGGGTCGCGTCTGGGCGCTGGCCCTGGCCTACTTCGGTCTCATCTACGGCCTGTACTCGCTGGCGTTCTTCCTGCCCACGATCATCTCCGGGTTCCAGGAGCGCTTCGGCACGACGTTCTCGGTCTTCGAGAAGGGGCTCGTCAACGCGGTGCCCTACGTCCCCGCGGCGATCGCCCTGTTCCTGTGGTCGCGCCACATCGCGAAGCACGGTTTCAAGAGCTGGCACATCGCGCTGCCGACCCTGGTCGCCGGTCTGAGCGTCCCGGTCGCGCTGTACATGAACTCGCCGTACCTGACGATCCTCGTCATCGCCGTCACGGCCTGCGGGATCTTCATGGCGCTGCCGAACTTCTGGTCGCTGCCGCCGCAGTTCCTCACCGGTGCCGCGGCTGCCGCGGGCATCGCCTTCATCAACACCCTGGGCAACGTCGGCGGGTTCTCCGCCCCCTACGTCACCGGGTGGCTGAAGGACCTCACGGGCGACGAGAAGATCCCGCTCATGATCACCGGCGGCTTCCTCGTGCTGTCGGCCGTCATCCTCCTCGTCATGTCCCGGCGCAGCCGGGCCGCGCTCGAGGAACCCTCCCCCCAGACCACCACCGCCTGA
- a CDS encoding phosphogluconate dehydrogenase C-terminal domain-containing protein gives MTATTEAPAVTPSVVIAVVGAGGKMGMRVSRNLMKSAHTLRYAENSPAGKERMAAEGRTAVSTEEAVDGADVVILAVPDTVLGVVSTSVVPAMKAGSILLTLDPAAAYANLLAQREDVLQAVAHPCHPSVFLERTRPEEYADNFGGEGALQNVVAAFESDDLGKRDIAEDVIRIMYGPVDTVHWVTVKQLAVLEPTLVETIACMIGALLKEALHETVHTVGVPEEAAKAMLFGHVQIALTNSLRGSNPFSDACLIAMDYGRESIVKDDWKKIFRDEELDSVITKMLKLDKIER, from the coding sequence ATGACCGCAACGACCGAAGCCCCCGCCGTCACCCCGTCCGTCGTCATCGCCGTCGTCGGCGCGGGCGGCAAGATGGGAATGCGGGTCTCCCGCAACCTCATGAAGTCCGCACACACCCTGCGCTACGCCGAGAACTCCCCGGCCGGCAAGGAACGCATGGCCGCCGAGGGCCGCACCGCCGTCTCCACCGAGGAGGCCGTCGACGGCGCCGACGTCGTCATCCTCGCCGTCCCCGACACCGTCCTCGGCGTCGTCTCGACGTCCGTCGTCCCGGCCATGAAGGCGGGTTCGATCCTGCTGACCCTCGACCCGGCCGCCGCCTACGCGAACCTCCTCGCCCAGCGCGAGGACGTCCTGCAGGCCGTCGCGCACCCCTGCCACCCGTCGGTGTTCCTCGAGCGCACCCGGCCCGAGGAGTACGCCGACAACTTCGGCGGGGAAGGCGCGCTGCAGAACGTCGTCGCCGCGTTCGAGAGCGACGACCTCGGCAAGCGCGACATCGCCGAGGACGTCATCCGGATCATGTACGGCCCCGTCGACACCGTGCACTGGGTCACCGTGAAGCAGCTCGCCGTCCTCGAACCGACCCTGGTCGAGACCATCGCCTGCATGATCGGCGCCCTGCTCAAGGAAGCCCTGCACGAGACCGTCCACACCGTGGGCGTCCCCGAGGAGGCCGCCAAGGCGATGCTCTTCGGTCACGTGCAGATCGCGCTGACCAACAGCCTCCGCGGGTCGAACCCGTTCTCCGACGCGTGCCTCATCGCCATGGACTACGGCCGCGAGTCGATCGTCAAGGACGACTGGAAGAAGATCTTCCGCGACGAGGAACTCGACAGCGTCATCACGAAGATGCTGAAGCTGGACAAGATCGAGCGCTGA
- a CDS encoding carbohydrate kinase family protein, translating to MPTAVPASPGPSVEADVVFGGTVFCDLVLSGTALPGPGEEVFADGFALVAGGTANRAVATARLGMRTGILAVLGTDVLGQRVHDLLAREPGLDLRWLQRTSGLQTPVTVAVTDEHDRGFITYLEDGARVPQEWPGPLPAVKAAHAGIASGVPGWIAELRRAGTTVFGGVGWDGSGCWSEEVLHRSAEVDVFVLNEVEALSYTRTDSVEAAAKVLTRHVRSVVITRGADGVTAVDAGSAGVESWVHVPAVPVRAVDPTGAGDVFTAGLMTGSVLGWDLRTRVAFAGLVATLSVRSLGGSASAPRPADVAEFLTSRRPAGDWTTVLDWAARAAVAPS from the coding sequence GTGCCCACCGCCGTCCCCGCGTCGCCCGGACCGTCCGTCGAGGCCGACGTCGTGTTCGGCGGCACCGTCTTCTGCGACCTGGTCCTCTCGGGAACAGCGCTCCCCGGACCGGGCGAGGAGGTCTTCGCCGACGGGTTCGCGCTGGTGGCCGGTGGTACCGCGAACCGCGCGGTCGCGACCGCGCGGCTCGGGATGCGCACCGGGATCCTCGCCGTGCTGGGGACCGACGTCCTGGGTCAGCGCGTCCACGACCTCCTGGCGCGCGAACCCGGACTCGACCTGCGGTGGCTGCAGCGCACGTCCGGCCTCCAGACCCCGGTCACCGTCGCCGTGACCGACGAGCACGACCGGGGTTTCATCACCTACCTCGAGGACGGCGCCAGGGTGCCGCAGGAGTGGCCCGGGCCGCTGCCCGCGGTGAAGGCCGCCCACGCCGGGATCGCCTCCGGCGTCCCCGGCTGGATCGCGGAACTCCGCCGGGCCGGGACGACGGTCTTCGGCGGCGTCGGCTGGGACGGTTCAGGCTGCTGGTCCGAGGAGGTCCTGCACCGCTCGGCCGAGGTGGACGTCTTCGTCCTCAACGAGGTCGAGGCGCTCAGCTACACCCGCACCGACTCCGTCGAAGCGGCCGCGAAGGTGCTCACCCGCCACGTCCGCTCGGTCGTCATCACCCGGGGCGCGGACGGTGTCACCGCCGTGGACGCCGGCTCCGCGGGTGTCGAGTCCTGGGTCCACGTGCCCGCCGTGCCCGTCCGGGCCGTCGACCCCACGGGGGCCGGTGACGTGTTCACCGCCGGGCTGATGACCGGTTCCGTCCTCGGCTGGGACCTGCGGACCCGCGTCGCGTTCGCCGGCCTCGTCGCGACCCTCTCGGTCCGCTCGCTCGGGGGTTCCGCCAGTGCTCCGCGCCCTGCGGACGTCGCGGAGTTCCTCACGTCGCGACGACCGGCAGGTGACTGGACCACGGTTCTCGACTGGGCCGCCCGGGCGGCAGTCGCACCGTCCTGA
- a CDS encoding DeoR/GlpR family DNA-binding transcription regulator produces the protein MISAERRRRILYAVDHEGATSVRDLAERMEVSESTIRRDLQVLDEDGELVRTYGGAIALEDRTAGEALRAEVLRPQPATGAASFEGGSENRERPLDLVATTDRPLEERVAAAAAASIDDGDVVILDVGTTTPLVAELLRGRDLTVITSNLAVFDVLRDDDAVRLVLLGGVVRRNHQSLVGSVTRQVLSHLNADTVLLSCTGVRNNGRVVDDMAVEEPVKRAMIEAAEKVVLLATETKFPGTGSLRLCSVSEVDVLITTEGADPAPLQLCRDAGGKVIIT, from the coding sequence GTGATCTCCGCTGAGCGGCGCCGACGCATCCTCTACGCGGTGGACCACGAGGGCGCGACGAGCGTGCGTGACCTCGCCGAGCGGATGGAGGTGAGCGAGTCGACGATCCGCCGCGACCTGCAGGTGCTCGACGAGGACGGCGAACTGGTCCGCACCTACGGTGGCGCCATCGCCCTCGAGGACCGGACCGCGGGCGAGGCTCTGCGGGCGGAGGTCCTGCGACCCCAGCCGGCGACCGGCGCCGCGTCCTTCGAGGGGGGCAGCGAGAACCGCGAACGCCCCCTCGACCTCGTCGCCACGACCGACCGCCCACTGGAGGAACGCGTCGCCGCCGCGGCCGCGGCCTCCATCGACGACGGCGACGTCGTCATCCTCGACGTCGGGACGACGACCCCGCTGGTGGCCGAACTCCTCCGGGGGCGCGACCTCACCGTCATCACCTCCAACCTCGCCGTCTTCGACGTCCTGCGCGACGACGACGCCGTCCGGCTCGTGCTGCTCGGCGGCGTCGTGCGGCGCAACCACCAGAGCCTCGTCGGCTCGGTGACCCGCCAGGTGCTGAGTCACCTCAACGCGGACACCGTCCTCCTGAGTTGCACCGGAGTGCGCAACAACGGTCGCGTGGTGGACGACATGGCGGTCGAGGAACCCGTCAAACGCGCCATGATCGAGGCCGCCGAAAAGGTCGTCCTCCTGGCCACCGAGACCAAGTTCCCGGGCACCGGCTCCCTGCGGCTGTGCTCCGTCAGCGAGGTCGACGTCCTCATCACGACCGAGGGCGCCGACCCCGCCCCCCTCCAACTCTGCCGCGATGCCGGCGGAAAGGTGATCATCACGTGA
- a CDS encoding 6-phospho-beta-glucosidase, whose amino-acid sequence MKLCILGGGGFRTPYVYQALLRDQGTPRVEEVALYDTDQDRLDGMVLVLSQFAREFPDAPRLVPTTSLDQALAVSDFIFAAVRVGGLAARCCDERVALDLNVIGQETTGPGGLAYALRTVPFMVDIAHKVRELAPNAYFLNFTNPAGIITEAMQGVLGDRVLGICDTPSGLGRRVAGVLGLDHRRVQMDYVGLNHLGWMRRVLYDGVDVLPTLLADDEKLSVLEEGIVFGPEWLRTMGLIPNEYLYYYYFTRDAVRAIVDSGTTRGEFLLETQDSFYREVRSKGADAAAFWRETVTARSASYMAEAKGGEQGKPVHTDQVETDPSHQGYAGVALGVMAAITRNERATMILNVRNRGTIAGMPDDAVVEVPTTVDANGVHPLTTSAPSLHQLGLMQQVKAVERHTIAAALTGDRNEALQAFALHPLVDSVTVGRKLLDGYVDRIPEVAAVLGAH is encoded by the coding sequence GTGAAGCTCTGCATCCTCGGCGGCGGCGGGTTCCGAACCCCCTACGTCTACCAGGCCCTCCTGCGCGACCAGGGAACCCCGCGGGTGGAGGAGGTGGCCCTGTACGACACCGACCAGGACCGCCTCGACGGCATGGTCCTCGTCCTGTCCCAGTTCGCCCGGGAGTTCCCCGACGCGCCCCGGCTGGTGCCGACGACCTCCCTGGACCAGGCGCTGGCGGTGAGCGACTTCATCTTCGCCGCAGTGCGTGTGGGCGGTCTCGCCGCCCGTTGCTGCGACGAGCGGGTCGCGTTGGACCTGAACGTCATCGGTCAGGAGACGACCGGTCCGGGCGGGTTGGCCTACGCCCTGCGGACCGTCCCGTTCATGGTCGACATCGCGCACAAGGTCCGCGAACTGGCTCCGAACGCCTACTTCCTGAACTTCACCAACCCGGCCGGGATCATCACGGAGGCCATGCAGGGCGTCCTGGGTGACCGGGTCCTCGGGATCTGCGACACCCCGTCGGGTCTGGGACGTCGCGTGGCGGGTGTCCTCGGCCTGGACCACCGCCGCGTCCAGATGGACTACGTCGGCCTGAACCACCTCGGGTGGATGCGCCGGGTCCTGTACGACGGGGTGGACGTGCTCCCGACCCTGCTCGCCGACGACGAGAAGCTCTCGGTCCTCGAGGAGGGCATCGTCTTCGGGCCGGAGTGGCTGCGCACCATGGGCCTCATCCCGAACGAGTACCTCTACTACTACTACTTCACCCGTGACGCGGTGCGGGCGATCGTCGACTCGGGCACGACCCGCGGGGAGTTCCTGCTCGAGACCCAGGACAGCTTCTACCGCGAGGTCCGGTCCAAGGGCGCCGACGCCGCGGCGTTCTGGCGCGAGACGGTGACCGCGCGCAGCGCGAGCTACATGGCCGAGGCCAAGGGCGGCGAGCAGGGGAAACCCGTGCACACCGACCAGGTCGAGACCGACCCCTCGCACCAGGGCTACGCGGGCGTCGCGCTGGGCGTGATGGCCGCCATCACCCGCAACGAGCGCGCGACGATGATCCTCAACGTCCGCAACCGGGGAACCATCGCCGGGATGCCCGACGACGCGGTCGTCGAGGTCCCGACCACGGTCGACGCCAACGGGGTCCACCCGCTGACCACGTCCGCCCCCTCCCTGCACCAGTTGGGCCTCATGCAGCAGGTGAAGGCCGTCGAACGGCACACCATCGCGGCCGCCCTGACCGGCGACCGGAACGAGGCGCTGCAGGCGTTCGCCCTGCACCCGCTCGTGGACTCGGTGACGGTCGGGCGCAAGCTCCTCGACGGCTACGTCGACCGCATCCCCGAGGTGGCCGCGGTGCTCGGGGCGCACTGA
- a CDS encoding iron-siderophore ABC transporter substrate-binding protein — protein sequence MVPPIGASVPSLSRRTLLAGTSVAGLTALAACGSSDDAGASASSSGTASSTTSIDTLFGAVEVPANPKNVVALGWGDMETVLALGGQVVGTSDWLAFGGDGVGPWASDLVKQTPEVLGTTELSYEAVAALTPDVILNTRQSNAQAQQDELKQIAPTVGPPPGQKVTYGTSWQDQVELVSAALGTSDAGAKLIADLEAKFKDVAAANPGFAGKTVSVAAFFSGAFGAYVTGDSRVDFMTELGFTQSPTVQALSTDASFYVSLSDEQLDQLEADLVVVFPIGATTAEITANPGIQNLQATRDGRIVVFDDTTQANAFSSGTTLGLGYALDHAVPLFAQAIA from the coding sequence GTGGTCCCCCCGATCGGAGCCTCCGTGCCGTCGCTGTCCCGCCGCACCCTGCTCGCCGGCACGTCCGTCGCGGGTCTCACCGCCCTCGCCGCCTGCGGCTCGTCCGACGACGCGGGCGCCTCCGCGAGCAGCTCCGGGACGGCGTCCTCGACCACCTCGATCGACACCCTCTTCGGCGCCGTGGAGGTCCCCGCGAACCCGAAGAACGTCGTCGCGCTCGGCTGGGGAGACATGGAGACCGTGCTGGCCCTGGGGGGTCAGGTCGTCGGCACCTCCGACTGGCTGGCCTTCGGGGGCGACGGCGTCGGCCCCTGGGCGAGCGACCTGGTGAAGCAGACCCCCGAGGTGCTGGGCACCACCGAACTCAGCTACGAGGCCGTCGCCGCGCTGACCCCCGACGTCATCCTCAACACCCGGCAGAGCAACGCCCAGGCCCAGCAGGACGAGCTGAAGCAGATCGCCCCCACGGTCGGTCCGCCGCCCGGCCAGAAGGTCACGTACGGCACTTCCTGGCAGGACCAGGTGGAACTCGTCTCCGCCGCCCTCGGCACGAGCGACGCGGGCGCGAAGCTGATCGCCGACCTCGAGGCGAAGTTCAAGGACGTCGCGGCGGCGAACCCCGGGTTCGCGGGCAAGACCGTCTCCGTCGCCGCGTTCTTCTCCGGTGCCTTCGGCGCCTACGTCACCGGCGACAGTCGCGTCGACTTCATGACCGAACTCGGTTTCACCCAGAGCCCGACGGTGCAGGCGCTCTCCACCGACGCCAGCTTCTACGTGTCGCTCTCCGACGAGCAGCTCGACCAGCTCGAGGCCGACCTCGTGGTCGTGTTCCCCATCGGCGCCACGACGGCGGAGATCACCGCGAACCCGGGGATCCAGAACCTGCAGGCCACCCGGGACGGGCGCATCGTGGTGTTCGACGACACCACCCAGGCCAACGCGTTCTCCAGCGGGACCACCCTGGGCCTCGGCTACGCCCTCGACCACGCGGTGCCGCTGTTCGCGCAGGCCATCGCCTGA
- a CDS encoding aminoglycoside phosphotransferase family protein, producing MASDEEVLTGGGVNEVVRTGDAVRRPTGPHTPRVHELLRRLEDFAPVPRVRGLVDGFEFLDFLPGTVPNYPVGDEAASRTALLSAAELLRDYHRATAVFAAELPRDGWLFPAQDPVEVVCHGDFAPHNCVLQGERVTGLIDFDTARPGPRRTDLGVAVYRWVPLSDPGHDGVRPGTAEQATRLAEFCDAYGATAADRAGVVDAVLEHLDLLVRYMHEQAAAGSAAFASHVADGHDRLYVRDDAHVRANRSAFEDAILR from the coding sequence GTGGCGTCGGACGAGGAAGTGCTCACCGGTGGTGGGGTCAACGAGGTGGTCCGCACGGGGGACGCCGTACGTCGTCCCACCGGCCCCCACACCCCGAGGGTCCACGAGTTGTTGCGCCGTCTCGAGGACTTCGCCCCCGTTCCCCGGGTCCGCGGGCTCGTCGACGGTTTCGAGTTCCTCGACTTCCTGCCCGGGACCGTCCCGAACTACCCGGTCGGTGACGAGGCGGCCTCCCGGACGGCCCTCCTGAGCGCTGCGGAACTCCTGCGCGACTACCACCGGGCGACGGCGGTCTTCGCCGCGGAACTCCCGCGCGACGGGTGGCTGTTCCCCGCGCAGGACCCCGTCGAGGTCGTCTGCCACGGCGACTTCGCCCCGCACAACTGCGTGCTGCAGGGGGAACGCGTCACGGGGCTGATCGACTTCGACACCGCACGACCGGGTCCACGCCGCACCGACCTCGGTGTCGCCGTCTACCGCTGGGTGCCGCTCTCGGACCCCGGCCACGACGGCGTCCGACCCGGCACCGCGGAACAGGCCACCCGGCTGGCGGAGTTCTGCGACGCCTACGGGGCGACGGCGGCGGACCGGGCCGGCGTCGTCGACGCCGTGCTCGAACACCTCGACCTGCTCGTGCGGTACATGCACGAGCAGGCCGCCGCGGGCAGCGCCGCGTTCGCGTCCCACGTCGCCGACGGCCACGACCGGCTCTACGTCCGGGACGACGCCCACGTGCGGGCGAACCGGTCAGCGTTCGAGGACGCGATCCTGCGCTGA
- a CDS encoding beta-propeller fold lactonase family protein, which yields MTSSPTGSTVLAIGSYTSATGGRGQGITLVPRDPSSGRLGRPGHVADCASPSFLATGAPGLVHAAHEVDEGFVSTRRYDGGRWELLGEQSSGGSSPCHLTVTPDVVLAANYGGGVGVLGLTGGVVTGLRQTLHGNGSGPDRERQEASHPHSTRLLAPDAFAVLDLGTDEVRVHTLGADGASPDPVQVVDLAPGTGPRHAVVDAGRVHVAGELDASVTSFTLREGRLSDPVRTSALVGSGDEPVYPSEIALAPWGLVVANRSADVITLFEVVDGVPRAVRDVTIGVANPRHVLVIGHHLYVAAQDSDAVVHLTLDDDLTVVDRSVVEVGSPTYVLPL from the coding sequence GTGACGTCATCGCCGACCGGTTCCACGGTCCTCGCCATCGGGTCCTACACCTCCGCCACCGGGGGCCGCGGTCAGGGCATCACGCTGGTGCCGCGCGACCCGTCCTCCGGCCGGCTCGGCCGTCCCGGTCACGTCGCCGACTGCGCTTCACCCTCCTTCCTCGCGACCGGAGCTCCCGGTCTCGTGCACGCGGCCCACGAGGTCGACGAGGGTTTCGTCTCCACCCGCCGCTACGACGGCGGCCGCTGGGAACTGCTCGGTGAACAGTCCAGCGGGGGTTCGTCGCCCTGCCACCTCACCGTGACGCCCGACGTCGTGCTCGCCGCGAACTACGGCGGGGGCGTCGGGGTCCTCGGTCTGACCGGGGGAGTCGTCACCGGACTGCGACAGACATTGCACGGCAACGGTTCCGGTCCGGACCGCGAACGCCAGGAGGCGTCGCACCCGCACTCCACGCGGCTGCTGGCGCCGGACGCGTTCGCCGTCCTCGACCTCGGGACCGACGAGGTCCGGGTCCACACCCTCGGCGCGGACGGCGCCTCGCCCGACCCGGTGCAGGTCGTCGACCTGGCGCCGGGGACCGGGCCGCGGCACGCCGTCGTCGACGCCGGCCGGGTCCACGTCGCGGGTGAACTCGACGCGAGCGTCACCTCGTTCACGCTGCGGGAGGGCCGGTTGTCCGACCCCGTCCGCACCTCCGCGCTGGTCGGCTCCGGCGACGAACCCGTGTACCCCTCGGAGATCGCGCTCGCGCCGTGGGGTCTCGTCGTCGCCAACCGCAGCGCCGACGTCATCACCTTGTTCGAGGTCGTCGACGGCGTCCCCCGTGCCGTGCGCGACGTGACGATCGGGGTCGCGAACCCCCGCCACGTCCTGGTGATCGGCCACCACCTCTACGTCGCCGCCCAGGACTCCGACGCCGTCGTGCACCTCACGCTGGACGACGACCTGACCGTCGTCGACCGTTCGGTCGTGGAGGTCGGCTCGCCGACGTACGTGCTGCCCCTCTGA